GATAGTGTAAAAGACATCAATCCACTCCGCTCGTTGCATGTGGAAACAGTGGTATTAATGTCGAAAGAAGGAGTATAAATTATATTGAAACAGGATTTTATAATATATGGAAATGCTATTGCCTTACAGGTGTTTCCCAGCACAACAAGTGATCCATCAAAAGAGTATTATGACGAGTACAATGCAGTAAGTAAAAGGCTTAGGGAGACTAGCAATTATCTTGCTGAAAAAATCAAGGAGCGTGGCTTTAATGCTTATTCCCATGTACAGATGTTGAAAATTTGCTCGCAGATATCAATTTATTAAAGTTGAAGAATTGTTTGTATCACCTGAACAACAAGGGTATGGATGTGGAACTGCTCTTTTGAATACAGTTGAAAGCTACATAAAAGAAAAAGGATTAGCAGGATTTACTTAGACTACAAATAAATGATATACTAAAGCACTGGTTGCCGGTGGTTTATCATTCACATGATGAAGGT
The genomic region above belongs to Acetivibrio saccincola and contains:
- a CDS encoding GNAT family N-acetyltransferase, translating into MFVSPEQQGYGCGTALLNTVESYIKEKGLAGFT